From one Deltaproteobacteria bacterium genomic stretch:
- a CDS encoding GFA family protein, producing the protein MSLPFSGGCACGAIRYQCSAEPAFSWNCHCRDCQRASGSAFCPVLYVPRASLTITGQAQYYDVKAESGNKVSRGFCTQCGSPVFILAELVPDLQGLWAASLDDPKLFQPQVHVWTDRAQPWDSMSPTLAKIGEAPNAEQFKKLLER; encoded by the coding sequence ATGTCCCTACCTTTTTCTGGTGGTTGCGCCTGCGGCGCTATTCGCTATCAGTGCTCAGCCGAACCGGCATTTTCGTGGAACTGTCACTGCCGCGATTGTCAACGTGCCAGTGGCAGCGCCTTTTGCCCAGTACTCTACGTGCCAAGAGCATCATTAACGATTACCGGACAGGCCCAATATTACGACGTCAAAGCCGAGAGCGGCAATAAAGTGAGTCGCGGGTTTTGTACACAATGTGGTTCACCAGTTTTCATCCTCGCGGAACTCGTGCCTGACTTACAAGGACTATGGGCAGCAAGTCTGGATGACCCGAAACTGTTTCAGCCACAGGTTCACGTGTGGACCGACCGTGCGCAGCCGTGGGATTCGATGTCACCAACGTTGGCGAAAATTGGCGAAGCACCAAATGCGGAGCAGTTTAAGAAATTATTGGAGCGATAA
- a CDS encoding LLM class flavin-dependent oxidoreductase, giving the protein MHFMWFTERAYHYDPDTDPKGYDELEYEILRKRSFYGTPNRFFDRKHGAKILNQYLDEKIYTDAELMNFDGVMLNEHHGTPFCLGAVMDVEASVIAKATKRVKIALLGNPVPTVANALRLAEELAMIDLISNGRMITGWVRGAGSEQLANNANPAFNREMFEEGIDFIVKAWTTPGPFRYEGKHFHFRQVNPWVLPLQEPHPPFWIPGLISPDTARWCAQKRYPYVALATRLEPTLELWDFYSQAAAREGYQAGPENFGYLQPVMIADTQEKAEEMGKRILYGGAFSHFARPEWMFPPGYNSKEATRRLAQTNFGVNAAGVQAFGDGRDDSPEVVEALKKHIYSGYPDVLKDMVMIAGTPDNVIPKLKKVMDILRPGIFSFWLDGPVPFKDRERCLQLLNSDVIPALREYGDKLGLVSPYQRKPGSVPLKGGKPEPVSNPAALKELAA; this is encoded by the coding sequence ATGCATTTTATGTGGTTTACCGAACGGGCGTATCACTACGACCCGGATACAGATCCTAAGGGGTATGACGAATTAGAGTACGAAATCCTCCGCAAGCGCAGTTTCTACGGCACCCCGAACCGGTTCTTTGACCGGAAACATGGCGCCAAGATTCTCAATCAATACCTTGATGAAAAAATTTATACTGATGCCGAACTGATGAACTTTGACGGCGTCATGTTGAACGAGCATCATGGGACGCCATTCTGCTTAGGCGCGGTGATGGACGTTGAAGCATCCGTGATCGCTAAAGCGACGAAGCGGGTGAAAATCGCTTTGCTCGGTAATCCCGTTCCAACCGTCGCGAATGCGCTGCGTTTGGCTGAAGAGCTGGCCATGATCGACCTGATCTCCAACGGTCGCATGATCACAGGTTGGGTGCGTGGTGCTGGGTCAGAACAACTCGCGAACAATGCGAACCCGGCCTTCAACCGCGAGATGTTCGAGGAAGGCATCGATTTTATCGTCAAAGCATGGACGACACCTGGTCCGTTCCGCTACGAAGGCAAACACTTCCATTTCCGCCAGGTGAACCCGTGGGTGCTCCCGCTGCAGGAACCACATCCGCCATTTTGGATTCCTGGGCTGATCAGCCCGGACACTGCTCGGTGGTGCGCGCAAAAGCGCTATCCGTATGTTGCGCTGGCGACACGCCTGGAGCCAACACTCGAATTGTGGGACTTCTATTCCCAAGCCGCAGCCCGTGAGGGATACCAGGCTGGACCAGAAAACTTTGGTTACTTACAACCTGTGATGATCGCGGATACTCAGGAAAAAGCCGAAGAGATGGGCAAACGCATTCTCTATGGCGGTGCGTTCTCACATTTTGCGCGTCCTGAGTGGATGTTCCCGCCGGGATATAATTCCAAAGAAGCGACCCGTCGCCTGGCGCAGACGAACTTTGGCGTCAATGCTGCCGGTGTTCAGGCTTTCGGTGATGGGAGGGACGATTCTCCTGAGGTCGTCGAGGCTCTCAAGAAACACATCTACAGTGGCTATCCAGATGTGTTGAAAGATATGGTGATGATCGCTGGGACACCTGACAACGTCATTCCGAAACTAAAGAAGGTTATGGACATCTTGCGTCCTGGCATCTTCTCGTTTTGGTTAGATGGCCCGGTGCCATTTAAGGACCGTGAGCGTTGCCTGCAATTGCTGAACAGCGATGTCATTCCTGCATTGCGTGAGTACGGCGATAAACTCGGTCTGGTTTCTCCATACCAACGGAAACCTGGGTCAGTGCCGTTGAAGGGCGGTAAGCCAGAGCCCGTGAGCAACCCCGCGGCTTTGAAAGAACTCGCTGCGTAG
- a CDS encoding VOC family protein gives MAELFHVGLTVKNLERSVTFYRDVVGMKETEWRAMNVKSKEFDTLTNNPGAELKVAHLTLDSFMLQLIEYVAGGGTTLDLHHNNVGSPHLCIYVSDVEAKLKEVQQRGNVTITSGLVQIAANMRSFYTEDPDGVPVEFLQRTA, from the coding sequence ATGGCGGAACTTTTTCACGTCGGACTCACAGTGAAAAATCTCGAACGGTCGGTCACGTTTTATCGCGACGTAGTAGGCATGAAAGAAACCGAATGGCGAGCAATGAATGTCAAGAGTAAGGAATTCGATACGCTCACCAACAATCCAGGGGCAGAGTTGAAGGTTGCCCATTTGACGCTTGACTCGTTTATGCTCCAACTTATTGAATACGTTGCTGGTGGGGGAACGACGTTAGACCTTCATCACAACAATGTTGGCAGCCCACACTTGTGTATCTATGTATCGGATGTCGAGGCAAAACTCAAAGAAGTACAACAACGTGGTAACGTGACCATCACTTCTGGTTTGGTGCAGATCGCGGCGAATATGCGGAGTTTCTATACGGAAGATCCTGATGGGGTACCGGTGGAGTTTTTGCAGCGGACGGCGTAG
- a CDS encoding low molecular weight phosphatase family protein gives MSGALKNPMITKSVLLFLCTGNYYRSRFVEHLFNHLAAHAALPWQAESRGIAIDLGVNNRGPISSGALSALHQRGIVPTEPIRFPQQVEAADLARVHRIIALDEREHRPLLAERFPRWLDRVEFWQVPDVPRVALADGLVLMTHETQALIQLLTDARSR, from the coding sequence ATGAGCGGCGCATTGAAGAATCCCATGATAACGAAATCCGTGCTGTTATTTTTGTGTACCGGCAATTACTATCGCAGCCGCTTCGTTGAGCATCTGTTCAATCATCTTGCTGCCCATGCTGCGTTGCCTTGGCAGGCTGAATCGCGTGGGATCGCCATAGATTTGGGAGTCAATAATCGAGGACCAATATCTTCAGGCGCATTGTCCGCGCTCCATCAACGCGGGATTGTGCCAACGGAGCCAATACGCTTTCCTCAACAGGTTGAGGCCGCTGACTTGGCTCGTGTCCACCGCATTATCGCACTCGATGAAAGAGAGCATCGCCCGTTGCTTGCTGAGCGCTTTCCTCGTTGGCTAGACAGAGTCGAGTTTTGGCAGGTGCCTGATGTACCTCGTGTCGCCCTTGCTGATGGTTTAGTGTTGATGACGCATGAAACCCAAGCGCTGATCCAACTGCTAACGGATGCGCGCTCGCGATAG
- a CDS encoding NUDIX domain-containing protein, with protein MMWIPIPLLRAGYRCAYALLRLYWFIVQPRVRGALALLVYNNQLLLVRNTYGRPVWTLPGGMMKRSEEPAVAMQREVYEEVGVAANGLQHVGVCTGRQAHRHDTIYVFFAQVPQPTVQIDPGEILEAHWFPLAELPSVSTYTRQALTLWQGK; from the coding sequence ATGATGTGGATTCCGATCCCTTTATTACGAGCAGGATATCGCTGTGCCTATGCATTATTGCGTCTCTATTGGTTTATCGTGCAACCTCGGGTACGAGGAGCTCTTGCGCTCCTCGTCTATAACAATCAGCTGTTGCTCGTTCGCAATACCTACGGTCGACCGGTGTGGACGTTGCCTGGTGGCATGATGAAGCGTAGCGAGGAGCCTGCGGTGGCAATGCAACGCGAAGTGTACGAAGAGGTAGGGGTTGCCGCTAATGGATTGCAACACGTTGGTGTGTGCACCGGGCGCCAGGCCCATCGGCACGACACCATCTACGTGTTTTTCGCTCAGGTTCCCCAGCCGACGGTCCAAATCGATCCTGGGGAAATTTTGGAAGCCCATTGGTTTCCGTTAGCCGAGTTGCCTTCAGTGTCAACCTACACGCGTCAAGCCCTCACCCTGTGGCAAGGCAAGTAG